One window of Perca flavescens isolate YP-PL-M2 chromosome 6, PFLA_1.0, whole genome shotgun sequence genomic DNA carries:
- the ubr5 gene encoding E3 ubiquitin-protein ligase UBR5 isoform X5 — protein MTSIHFVVHPLPGTEDQLNDRLREVSEKLNKYSYNSHPHLSLLEQATLKQCVVGPNHAGFLLEDGRVCRISFAVQPDRLELSKPDGSDGSKLSSGSGTGRSSRPGRTSDPPWFLSGSDTLGRLAGNTLGSRWSSGVNGGSGGGGSGGGAGGGGAGGGSSGGGGGGSGGGGTSGRSSTAARDSRRQTRVIRTGRDRGSGLLGSQPQPVIPASVIPEELITQAQVVLQGKSRSVIIRELQRTNLDVNLAVNNLLSRDDEDGDDGDDTASESYLPGEDLMSLLDADIHSAHPSVIIDADAMFSEDISYFGYPSFRRSSLSRLGSSRVLLLPLERDSELLRERESVLRLRERRWLDGASFDTERGSTSREGEPSLDKKSIPVQSPVSLGEELQWWPDKDGVKFVSIGAMFSELVAVSSKGELYQWKWSEPEPYRNTQNPSVHHPRISFLGLANEKITLLSANCIRATVATETNKVATWVDDTLSTVASKLEHSAQAFSELQGERMVSLHCCALYTCAQLENSLYWWGVVPFSQRKKMLEKARAKNKKPKSSAGISSIPNITVGTQVCLRNNPLYHAGAVAFSVNAGIPKVGLLLESVWNMNDSCRFQLRSPESLKNLEKTTKTQDIKTESKPELVKTEMGPPPSPASTCSDTSSIASSASLPYKRRRSTPAPKEEEKVNEEQWPLREVVFVEDVKNVPVGKVLKVDGAYVAVKFPGTSSSMSNQSTAAPTDSDPSSLLQDCRLLRIDELQVVKTGGTPKVPDCFQRTPKKLCIPEKAEILAVNVDSKGVHAVLKTGNWVRYCIFDLATGKAEQENNFPTSNLAFLGQSERNVAIFTAGQESPIILRDGNGTIYPMAKDCMGGIRDPDWLDLPPINSLGMGVHSLANLPSNSTIKKKAAIIIMAVEKQTLMQHVLRCDYEACRQYLVNLEQAFLLDQGSQALGALLDHRCDGNRNILHAAVSVCFPVSNKETKEEEEAERSERNTFAERLSAVEAIANAISVVSSNSSGNRTGSSSSRGLRLREMMRRSLRAAGLGRHESGPSSSDHQDPVSPPIAPPSWVPDPPPMDPDGDIDFILAPAVGSLTTASTGTSQGPSTSTIPGPSTEPSVVESKDRKANAHLILKLMCDSVVLRPHLRELLSAKDARGMTPFMLAVSGRAYPAAITVLEAAQKMAKVGDPGITEKEDADSVFMEMICPSGTNPDDSPLYVLCCNDTCSFTWTGAEHINQDIFECRTCGLLESLCCCTECARVCHKGHDCKLKRTSPTAYCDCWEKCKCKTLIAGQKAARLDLLYRLLTTTNLVTTPNSRGEHILLFLVQTVARQSVEHCQYRPPRIREDRNRKAANAEDSDMPDHDLEPPRFAQLALERVLQDWNALKSMIMFGSQENKDPLSASSRIAHLLPEEQVYLNQQSGTIRLDCFTHCLIVKCAPDITFIDTLLGTLVKELQNKYTPGRREEAVNVTRRFLRSVARVFVILSVEMASSKKKNNFIPQPIGKCRRVFQALLPYAVEELCNVAESLIVPVRMGIARPTAPFTLASTSIDAVQGSEELFSVEPLPPRPSPDQSSSSSQTAASYIIRNPQPRRSSQSQPVRGRDEEQDDIVSADVEEVEVVEGVAGEEDHHDDQEEPGEENAEAEGQHDEHDEDGSDMELDLLAAAETESDSESNHSNQDNASGRRSVVTAATAGSEAGSRVSLAFPIFEDDSQSNDSSDSDSSSSQSDDVDQETFLLDEPLERTTSASHANSAAQAPRSMQWAVRNTPSQRATGSAPSSSSTPAASSTGLIYIDPTNLRRSSAISSSAAAAAAALEASNSSSYLTSASSLARAYSIVIRQISDLMSLIPKYNHLVYSQYPAAVKLTYQDAVNLQNYVEEKLIPTWNWMVSIMDSTEAQLRYGSALSSAGDPGHPSHPLHASQHSARRERMTAREEASLRTLEGRRRAATLLTARQGMMSARGDFLNYALSLMRSHNDEHSDVLPVLDVCSLKHVAYVFQALIYWIKAMNQQTTLDTPQMDRKRNREILELGLDNEDSEHENDEDTNQSSTLQDKDEDPVPAETGQNHPFFRRSDSMTFLGCIPPNPFDVPLAEAIPLADQPHLLQPNARKEDLFGRPSQGLYSSSYMATKGLAEASMDRNCLEVNMGSSLPSPSQVYHPSSLDKHAGSCVLISTHSKHHGKVEILPTKMSYSANLKNVMSMETGQRSTENQSLAEQEMEASKPGPSPHDLAAQLKSSLLAEIGLTESDGPPLPSFRPHCSFMGMMISHDMLLGRWRLSLELFGRVFMEDVGAEPGSILTELGGFEVKESKFRREMEKLRNLQSRDLALEVDRDRDQLIQQTMRQLNTHFGRRCTTTPMAVHRVKVTFKDEPGEGSGVARSFYTAIALALLSNDKLPNLDCVQSVSKGMQASSTCHHDYNSNLMQRLRNRDRERERRSGGLRAGSRRDRDRDSRRQLSIDTRPFRPSSEGNPSDEPDPLPAHRQALGERLYPRVHAMQPAFASKITGMLLELSPAQLLLLLASEDSLRARVEEAMELLIAHGRENGADSILDLGLLEAPEKAQQQENRKRHGSTRSVVDMELDDPDDGDDNAPLFYQPGKRGFYSPRPGKNTEARLNCFRNIGRILGLCLLQNELCPITLNRHVIKVLLGRKVNWHDFAFFDPVMYESLRQLIRHSQAGEADAVFAAMDLAFAIDLCKEEGAGQVELLSGGVNMPVTPLNVYEYVRKYAEHRMLVVAEQPLHAMRKGLLDVLPKNALEDLTAEDFRLLVNGCGEVNVQMLISFTSFNDESGENADKLLQFKRWFWSIVEKMSMTERQDLVYFWTSSPSLPASEEGFQPMPSITIRPPDDQHLPTANTCISRLYVPLYSSKQILKQKLLLAIKTKNFGFV, from the exons GCTCCGTGAAGTCTCAGAGAAGCTCAACAAATACAGCTATAACAG TCATCCACACCTTAGTCTGCTGGAGCAGGCTACTTTAAAACAATGTGTTGTCGGTCCAAACCATGCCGGTTTTCTCCTTGAG GATGGGCGTGTGTGCAGAATCAGCTTCGCTGTCCAGCCTGATCGCCTGGAGCTCAGCAAACCGGATGGCAGCGATGG TTCAAAGTTGAGCAGTGGTTCAGGGACAGGAAGGAGCTCCAGGCCAGGCAGGACTAGTGATCCGCCCTGGTTCCTGTCTGGCTCTGACACACTGGGCAGACTGGCAGGCAACACCCTTGG GAGTCGCTGGAGCTCTGGCGTAAATGGAGGCAGTGGAGGAGGTGGAAGtggaggaggagcagggggAGGTGGAGCTGGAGGTGGCagcagtggaggaggagggggtggaaGTGGAGGCGGAGGCACGTCGGGCAGGTCATCAACAGCAGCCCGTGATTCCCGTCGACAGACCAGGGTGATCCGTACAGGAAGGGATCGCGGCTCGGGCCTGCTAGGTAGCCAGCCTCAGCCCGTCATACCAGCGTCTGTCATCCCTGAAGAACTTATTACTCAG GCCCAGGTAGTCCTTCAGGGGAAGTCCAGGAGTGTGATCATTAGGGAACTCCAGAGGACCAACCTGGATGTCAACCTCGCCGTCAACAACCTGCTGAGCCGGGATGATGAAGATGGAGATGATGGAGACGACACAGCCAGCGAGTCCTACCTCCCTGGAG AGGACCTGATGTCCCTGTTGGATGCAGACATTCACTCGGCTCATCCCAGTGTGATTATTGATGCTGATGCCATGTTCTCTGAGGACATCAGCTATTTTGGCTACCCCTCTTTTAGACGCTCATCGCTGTCTCGCCTGGGATCCTCCAGAG TTCTCCTTCTTCCCTTAGAGCGCGACTCCGAGCTGTTGCGTGAGCGTGAGTCTGTATTGAGGTTACGTGAGCGCCGGTGGCTGGATGGAGCCTCGTTCGACACCGAGCGAGGCTCCACCAGCCGCGAGGGCGAGCCCAGCTTGGACAAGAAAAGCATCCCGGTCCAGAGCCCTGTCTCCTTGGGAGAGGAGCTCCAGTGGTGGCCTGACAAG GATGGTGTGAAGTTTGTAAGCATCGGAGCCATGTTCTCAGAGCTAGTGGCTGTCAGCTCCAAAGGAGAGCTCTATCAGTGGAAGTGGAGCGAACCTGAACCCTACAGGAATACACAG AATCCTTCGGTTCATCACCCGCGTATATCTTTCCTGGGTCTGGCCAATGAGAAGATCACCTTATTGTCTGCCAATTGCATCAGAGCCACAGTAGCTACAGAGACAAATAAG gtGGCAACCTGGGTGGATGACACACTGAGCACAGTGGCCTCTAAGCTGGAGCACAGTGCTCAGGCCTTCTCTGAGCTGCAGGGGGAACGTATGGTGTCACTGCACTGCTGTGCACTCTACACTTGTGCACAGCTGGAGAATAGCCTCTACTGGTG GGGTGTTGTGCCTTTTAGTCAACGGAAGAAGATGCTTGAAAAGGCCAGAGCCAAGAACAAAAAGCCAAAGTCCAGTGCTGGCATCTCCTCAATACCAAACATTACCGTGGGAACACAG GTGTGCTTGAGGAATAACCCCCTCTACCATGCCGGTGCAGTGGCCTTTTCTGTCAATGCTGGCATTCCCAAAGTGGGCCTCCTGTTGGAGTCTGTCTGGAACATGAACGACAGTTGCAGGTTCCAGCTGCGCTCACCAGAGAGCCTCAAGAACCTGGAAAAGACCACTAAGACCCAGGATATCAA GACTGAAAGCAAGCCAGAGCTGGTGAAGACTGAGATGggtcctcctccctccccagcATCTACCTGCAGTGATACCTCTTCCATTGCTAGCAGTGCCTCACTGCCCTACA AGCGAAGGCGTTCTACCCCGGCTCccaaagaggaggagaaggtgaaTGAGGAGCAGTGGCCTCTCAGGGAGGTGGTGTTTGTGGAGGACGTTAAAAATGTCCCTGTGGGAAAG GTGCTTAAAGTGGATGGCGCCTATGTTGCTGTGAAGTTTCCAGGGACATCAAGCAGCATGAGCAACCAGAGCACTGCTGCTCCCACTGACTCTGACCCATCATCACTGTTGCAGGACTGTAGGCTCCTCAGAATAGATGAGCTGCAG GTGGTCAAGACTGGTGGGACTCCTAAAGTTCCTGATTGTTTTCAGCGCACACCTAAAAAGCTCTGTATCCCAGAAAAGGCAGAGATTCTGGCCGTGAATGTTGACTCCAAAG GAGTCCACGCAGTGCTGAAAACTGGTAACTGGGTGAGGTACTGTATCTTTGACCTGGCCACAGGCAAAGCTGAACAGGAGAATAACTTCCCAACCAGTAACCTGGCCTTCCTGGGCCAGAGTGAGCGCAATGTCGCCATCTTTACTGCAGGACAG GAATCTCCCATCATTCTACGAGATGGAAATGGCACAATCTACCCTATGGCCAAAGACTGCATGGGTGGTATTCGAGATCCTGATTGGTTGGACCTGCCTCCTATAAACAGCCTGGGAATGGGGGTGCACTCTCTGGCCAATCTCCCCTCTAACTCCACAATTAAAAAGAAAGctgctattattattatggctGTCGAG AAACAGACGCTGATGCAGCATGTGCTGCGTTGTGACTATGAGGCATGTCGGCAGTACCTGGTGAACCTTGAGCAGGCTTTCTTGTTGGATCAGGGCAGCCAGGCCCTCGGAGCACTTCTGGATCATCGCTGTGATGGAAACCGCAACATCCTCCATGCCGCTGTCTCCGTCTGCTTCCCTGTTAGTAACAAGGAGACCAAAGAGGAAGAAG AAGCTGAAAGGTCGGAGAGAAACACATTTGCAGAGCGACTATCGGCTGTGGAGGCAATTGCCAATGCCATCTCTGTGGTTTCAAGCAATAGTTCTGGGAATAGGACTGGCTCCTCCAGCAGCAGAGG GCTTCGTCTGAGGGAGATGATGCGGAGGTCTCTAAGAGCAGCTGGTCTCGGCCGTCATGAGTCTGGCCCATCATCCAGTGACCACCAGGACCCTGTGTCACCACCCATTGCCCCTCCAAGCTGGGTCCCTGACCCCCCACCCATGGACCCTG aTGGTGACATTGACTTCATTCTAGCACCAGCTGTGGGTTCACTTACCACTGCCTCCACTGGGACTAGCCAGGGACCCAGCACCTCCACCATACCAG GGCCGTCCACTGAGCCATCTGTGGTCGAATCTAAAGACAGGAAGGCAAACGCCCACCTTATCCTGAAGCTGATGTGTGACAGTGTTGTTCTGAGGCCACACCTCCGGGAGCTGCTCTCTGCCAA GGATGCCCGTGGAATGACCCCATTCATGCTGGCAGTCAGTGGGAGAGCCTACCCGGCAGCCATCACTGTTCTGGAGGCTGCGCAGAAAATGGCCAAGG TGGGTGACCCAGGCATTACAGAGAAGGAGGATGCAGATTCTGTGTTCATGGAAATGATTTGCCCCTCGGGGACCAACCCAGATGATTCGCCCCTCTATGTTCTCTGCTGCAACGACACCTGCAGTTTCACTTGGACTGGAGCTGAGCACATTAACCAG GATATCTTTGAGTGTCGGACCTGTGGTTTGCTCGAGTCCCTCTGCTGCTGCACTGAGTGTGCAAGGGTGTGTCACAAAGGACATGACTGCAA GCTGAAGAGGACCTCTCCCACAGCATACTGTGACTGCTGGGAGAAATGTAAGTGTAAAACGCTGATCGCCGGTCAGAAGGCTGCTCGCTTGGATCTGCTTTACAGGTTACTCACAACCACCAACCTGGTCACAACACCAAACAGCAG GGGAGAGCATATTTTACTGTTCCTGGTGCAGACTGTTGCCAGGCAGAGTGTTGAGCACTGTCAGTACAGACCACCACGCATCAGAGAAGACAGGAACCGCAAGGCTGCAAATGCAGAAG ACTCTGATATGCCAGACCATGACCTAGAACCTCCCCGCTTTGCTCAGCTGGCTCTGGAGAGGGTCTTGCAGGACTGGAACGCCCTCAAGTCTATGATCATGTTTGGCTCTCAGGAGAATAAAGACCC aCTTAGTGCCAGCAGCAGAATTGCCCACCTTCTGCCTGAAGAACAGGTCTACTTGAATCAGCAGAGTGGCACCATTCGCCTCGACTGTTTCACCCACTGCCTCATTGTCAAGTGTGCTCCTGACATAACT TTCATAGACACCTTACTGGGTACACTAGTAAAGGAGCTGCAGAACAAGTACACTCCTGGCCGAAGAGAGGAGGCAGTCAATGTCACCAGGAGGTTCCTACGCTCTGTTGCCCGGGTATTTGTCATCCTAAGCGTGGAGATGGCCTCATCCAAGAAGAAAAA CAACTTCATCCCCCAGCCCATTGGGAAATGTCGGCGAGTTTTCCAAGCCCTACTGCCATACGCTGTGGAGGAGCTGTGTAATGTAGCAGAGTCGCTGATTGTTCCGGTGCGAATGGGTATAGCGAGACCTACTGCTCCTTTCACTTTGGCCAGCACCAGTATTGATGCTGTTCAGGGCAGCGAGGAGCTCTTCTCTGTTGAACCGCTGCCTCCGAGACCTTCACCTGACCAGTCCAGCAG TTCCAGCCAGACAGCTGCCTCTTATATCATCAGGAACCCCCAGCCTCGGCGCAGCAGCCAGTCTCAGCCTGTCAGAGGAAGAGACGAGGAGCAGGATGACATCGTGTCAGCAGATGTGGAAGAG GTTGAAGTTGTAGAGGGAGTAGCTGGTGAGGAAGACCATCATGACGACCAAGAGGAACCGGGAGAGGAAAATGCTGAGGCAGAAGGGCAGCATGATGAGCATGACGAGGATG GAAGTGACATGGAGCTGGATCTGCTGGCAGCAGCTGAAACGGAGAGTGACAGTGAAAGTAACCACAGCAATCAGGATAACGCTAGCGGCCGCAGGAGTGTGGTCACAGCAGCCACTGCTGGCTCTGAAGCAG GCAGTAGGGTGTCCTTGGCATTTCCTATTTTTG AGGATGACTCCCAGTCCAACGACTCCAGCGACtccgacagcagcagcagtcagagtGACGATGTCGATCAGGAGACATTCCTGTTGGACGAGCCGCTGGAGAGGACAACTAGCGCTTCCCACGCCAACAGTGCAGCCCAGGCCCCTCGCTCCATGCAGTGGGCTGTTCGGAATACACCCAGCCAGAGGGCCACTGGAAGTGCTCCCTCCAGCTCCTCCACACCAGCTG CAAGCTCCACAGGCCTGATATATATTGACCCTACCAACCTGCGTCGCTCGAGCGCTATCAGCTCCAGTGCTGCTGCGGCGGCGGCGGCTCTGGAGGCCAGCAACTCCAGCAGCTACCTGACGTCTGCCAGCAGCCTGGCCCGGGCCTACAGCATCGTCATCAGGCAGATCTCAGACCTCATGAGTCTGATTCCCAAGTACAACCATCTCGTTTACTCACAGTACCCTGCTGCTGTAAAGCTCACCTACCAGGATGCAGTCAACCTGCAG AACTATGTTGAAGAAAAGCTGATTCCCACCTGGAACTGGATGGTGTCAATCATGGATTCCACCGAGGCTCAGCTGCGATATGGCTCAGCTCTGTCGTCTGCCGGAGACCCGGGTCACCCCAGTCACCCACTCCACGCCTCTCAGCACTCAGCTCGCAGGGAGCGAATGACGGCCCGGGAGGAGGCCAGCCTCCGCACCCTGGAAGGACGCAG GAGAGCAGCTACCCTGCTCACCGCTCGCCAGGGCATGATGTCGGCGCGGGGCGACTTCCTGAACTACGCCTTATCACTGATGCGCTCCCACAATGATGAGCACTCCGATGTGCTTCCTGTGCTGGACGTGTGCTCACTGAAACATGTGGCCTACGTGTTCCAGGCTCTCATCTATTGGATTAAGGCCATGAACCAGCAGACCACTTTGGACACCCCACAGATGGACAGAAAGag GAATCGAGAGATTTTGGAACTGGGTTTGGACAATGAGGATTCTGAACATGAGAACGATGAGGACACCAATCAGA GTTCGACTCTGCAGGACAAGGACGAGGACCCAGTCCCAGCTGAAACTGGTCAGAATCACCCCTTCTTCCGCCGCTCTGACTCCATGACCTTCTTGGGCTGCATCCCTCCCAACCCTTTCGATGTTCCCCTGGCTGAGGCCATTCCTCTGGCAGACCAGCCCCACCTCCTGCAG CCTAATGCCAGGAAGGAGGATCTGTTTGGTCGTCCTTCTCAGGGCTTGTACTCTTCCTCCTACATGGCAACCAAAGGCCTGGCTGAGGCAAGCATGGACAGGAACTGCCTGGAGGTAAACATGGGCTCCTCTCTACCCTCCCCCTCTCAGGTATACCACCCCTCTTCACTGGACAAACACGCTGGCAGCTGTGTTCTAATATCCACGCATAGCAAACACCATGGAAAAGTCGAG ATCCTGCCCACTAAGATGTCTTACTCAGCCAACCTGAAGAATGTGATGAGTATGGAAACTGGCCAGCGGAGCACTGAGAACCAGTCACTGGCAGAGCAGGAGATGGAGGCTTCAAAACCAGGCCCTTCACCCCATGACCTCGCCGCCCAGCTGAAGAGCAGCCTACTTGCTGAGATTGGCCTCACTGAGAGTGATGGACCTCCACTTCCATCGTTCAG ACCTCACTGTAGTTTCATGGGGATGATGATCTCACATGACATGCTACTTGGCCGCTGGCGTCTGTCACTGGAGCTCTTTGGTCGTGTCTTCATGGAGGATGTCGGAGCCGAGCCTGGATcg ATCCTCACTGAGCTAGGCGGCTTTGAGGTAAAGGAATCCAAGTTCCGTCGGGAGATGGAGAAGCTGAGGAACCTGCAGTCCCGGGACTTGGCCCTGGAGGTGGACCGGGATCGAGACCAGCTAATACAGCAGACCATGCGTCAGTTAAACACACACTTTGGCAGGCGCTGCACAACCACACCCATGGCAGTGCACCGGGTGAAGGTCACGTTCAAAGATGAGCCTGGCGAGGGCAGCGGTGTGGCCCGCAGCTTCTACACGGCCATTGCCCTGGCCCTCCTCTCCAACGATAAGCTGCCCAATCTGGACTGTGTCCAGAGTGTCAGCAAGGGCATGCAGGCCAGCAGTACGTGTCACCACGATTACAATTCAA aTCTCATGCAGCGCTTGAGAAACAGAGAccgggaaagagagaggagaagtgGGGGGCTTCGAGCGGGATCTCGTAGAGACCGAGACAG AGACTCAAGGAGGCAGCTCTCCATAGACACCAGGCCTTTTAGGCCTTCGTCAGAGGGAAACCCCAGTGATGAGCCCGACCCTCTGCCTGCACACAGACAAGCCCTGGGTGAAAGGCTCTACCCACGCGTTCACGCAATGCAACCG GCGTTTGCCAGTAAAATCACAGGTATGTTGCTGGAGCTGTCCCCTGCccagctgctgttgctgctggctAGTGAGGATTCTCTCCGAGCCAGGGTGGAGGAGGCCATGGAGCTTCTCATTGCACATGGAAG GGAAAATGGTGCCGACAGTATATTGGACCTGGGTCTTTTGGAGGCTCCAGAGAaagcacaa CAGCAGGAGAACCGTAAGCGTCATGGTTCAACCCGCAGTGTGGTTGACATGGAGCTGGACGACCCAGATGATGGGGACGACAACGCTCCTCTCTTCTACCAGCCGGGCAAAAGAGGCTTCTACTCCCCTCGGCCTGGCAAGAATACAGAAGCCAGGCTGAACTGCTTCCGTAACATTGGCAG AATACTGGGGTTATGTCTGCTTCAGAATGAACTTTGTCCAATCACGTTGAACAGACATGTTATCAAAGTGCTGCTTGGGAGGAAG GTGAACTGGCATGACTTTGCGTTCTTTGACCCGGTCATGTATGAGAGCCTGCGGCAGCTGATTCGCCATTCTCAGGCTGGTGAGGCAGATGCAGTGTTTGCTGCCATGGACCTTGCCTTCGCCATTGACCTCTGCAAAGAGGAAGGGGCTGGACAG GTGGAGCTTCTGTCTGGTGGGGTCAACATGCCAGTAACTCCTCTCAACGTGTATGAGTACGTGAGGAAGTACGCTGAGCACAGAATGCTGGTGGTGGCTGAGCAGCCTCTCCAT gcGATGAGGAAGGGTTTGTTAGATGTGCTTCCTAAGAACGCCCTGGAGGACCTGACGGCCGAGGACTTCAGGCTGCTGGTCAACGGCTGTGGAGAAGTCAACGTCCAGATGCTAATTAGCTTCACCTCCTTCAATGATGAATCTG GGGAAAATGCAGACAAGCTCCTGCAGTTTAAACGCTGGTTTTGGTCCATAGTGGAGAAGATGAGCATGACTGAGAGGCAAGATCTG GTGTACTTCTGGACCTCCAGCCCTTCTCTGCCAGCCAGCGAGGAGGGCTTCCAGCCGATGCCCTCCATCACCATCCGGCCTCCAGACGACCAGCACCTCCCGACAGCCAACACCTGCATCTCACGTCTCTACGTGCCACTCTATTCTTCAAAACAGATTCTCAAACAGAAACTCCTGCTAGCCATTAAGACCAAGAATTTTGGTTTTGTGTAG